The Trichoderma asperellum chromosome 6, complete sequence region TGTGGCCTAAACTATTATTCGCACTACAAttctattaataaaaacttgcTGACTATGCGTAGCGGAACGCTGAAGGAGTATTAGGTTTTCGGCTCCAAAAAATAATCCGATTCAAAACATTATCAGTTGATATAATGAAACATATCTGTAAAATCTTGTGAGATGGTAAATTTGGGTATCAAAATGGCGTTTAAGCGGCGAATTGATCTACATTTCAATGACGAGTTGGAAGCAAGATAGGGTAAGCTCCATTAGACAACCGTCAGAGCTGGGACGGTTTTGTGCGAGGCTGAGAACATATTTAGTGGATACTTGTGTGGCTAGTGCACAACAGCCACAGCGTCTGCACAAGGCTGCGAGTGCACGTTGAACAATGTTCCCGAGTGCGCTTCCGCCACCAAGCAGCCATCGACTTTTGCGACGCCTTGGCCCTCGTCTTCCAAGCAAGCTGTCACAATGGTAAGCAGTTGCAAGTTTCGAGACACATTTTACCTTCTTTGCGTGGATTGTGCTGACACTTTTGATAGGCTCGAAATTCGGAAAAAGCTCAGTCTATGCTCTTTCGCTTCCGTGAAGCGCAAGCAGCAGACTTGGGCATCATTGACGCCGGACGAACACGCCGCCCCAAGGTCATCACCGAAGTCGACTCGATCCCCTCGTGCGAGAAATGGCGTGGTCAAGTCCTCAAAGAGATCTCGCGCAAGGTGTCTCGGATCCAGGACCCTGTGTTGAGCGACTACCAGATCCGCGATCTCAACGATGAAATCAACAAATTGATGCGCGAGAAGCACATGTGGGAGGTGCAGATACGGAATTTAGGCGGGCCCAACTATATGAGAGGAGGAGCGAAGATGTACGACGAGCAGGGCAGAGAAATACcgggaggaggaaaagggtACAAATACTTTGGGCGAGCGAGAGAGCTGCCAGGAGTCAAGGAGCTTTTTGAAGCCGCTCAATCCAAGAGGAAAGAGGACAAGCCACTGGAAACAAGTAAAGATTTGAGGAAAAATGTGGATGCAGCATATTACGGCTATGCTCCAAATGAAGAGGACGACGCGCTGCTACAATACGAAGCCgagaaggaaagagaggCATTGGCAAATCTCCTAGCAACAGGGCCGCAGCGAGCTCCCGACGGCTGGGAACCGTTACCTGGAGACAGTGGcgatggccatggctgggCGCTACCAACGCTGGAGGATGTTCAGATGGAACTCCTtgagaggagaagacggaaGCTACTTGACCAGCTTTAAGCCGATACTTACGTCCGCAACCTAACAGCACTCAGTCCGGTTGGCAGCGATATAGTCACCGCGCATC contains the following coding sequences:
- the ISY1 gene encoding NineTeen Complex (NTC) component (BUSCO:EOG092D3VON); this encodes MTSWKQDRCTTATASAQGCECTLNNVPECASATKQPSTFATPWPSSSKQAVTMARNSEKAQSMLFRFREAQAADLGIIDAGRTRRPKVITEVDSIPSCEKWRGQVLKEISRKVSRIQDPVLSDYQIRDLNDEINKLMREKHMWEVQIRNLGGPNYMRGGAKMYDEQGREIPGGGKGYKYFGRARELPGVKELFEAAQSKRKEDKPLETSKDLRKNVDAAYYGYAPNEEDDALLQYEAEKEREALANLLATGPQRAPDGWEPLPGDSGDGHGWALPTLEDVQMELLERRRRKLLDQL